Proteins co-encoded in one Haladaptatus sp. ZSTT2 genomic window:
- the hisC gene encoding histidinol-phosphate transaminase — protein MQPRDLSSHTAYRAGRGIEEVARELGLDPANLVKLSSNENPHGPSPKAAAAVEAAAPTIHTYPKTSAADLTDALATKWSVTGEQIWLANGGDGALDYLCRAMLEPGDEVLVTKPGFAYYAMSARYHHGEVNEYPLQKADDFAQTAAGVLDHYDGERIIFLTSPHNPTGSVMALDEVVTVADETAEETLVVVDEAYGEFAEMDSAISLLSDRDDIAVLRTFSKAYGIAGLRLGYAVVPEVWADAYARVNTPFAASELACRAGLAALSDDEHVEKSVATAAWAREYISENLEAKTWESAGNFVLADVGDGSAVTKAAQREGIIVRDCSSFGLPESIRITCGTEETTKRAVSVLNEVLTS, from the coding sequence ATGCAACCACGGGACCTCTCCTCGCACACCGCCTACCGAGCGGGGCGTGGCATCGAGGAGGTCGCACGCGAATTGGGCCTCGACCCAGCGAATCTGGTAAAACTCTCTTCTAACGAGAACCCACACGGGCCGAGTCCGAAGGCCGCAGCGGCCGTCGAAGCCGCCGCGCCGACCATCCATACCTACCCGAAAACGTCGGCCGCGGACCTGACTGACGCCCTCGCAACAAAGTGGAGCGTCACCGGCGAACAAATCTGGCTCGCAAACGGCGGCGACGGTGCACTCGACTACCTCTGTCGAGCGATGCTCGAACCCGGCGACGAAGTGCTCGTCACGAAACCCGGCTTCGCCTACTACGCGATGAGCGCCCGCTACCACCACGGAGAGGTGAACGAGTATCCGCTGCAGAAAGCAGACGACTTCGCCCAAACCGCAGCGGGCGTGCTCGACCACTACGACGGCGAGCGCATCATCTTCCTCACGAGCCCGCACAACCCGACGGGGTCAGTCATGGCACTCGACGAGGTCGTGACGGTAGCAGACGAAACAGCCGAGGAAACCCTCGTCGTCGTCGATGAGGCTTACGGCGAGTTCGCGGAGATGGACAGCGCAATCTCACTGCTCTCTGACCGCGACGATATCGCCGTTCTCCGCACGTTCTCGAAGGCCTACGGCATCGCAGGGCTTCGACTCGGATACGCCGTTGTCCCCGAAGTGTGGGCCGACGCCTACGCCCGAGTGAACACGCCCTTCGCCGCGAGCGAACTGGCCTGTCGGGCCGGACTCGCCGCGCTCTCTGACGACGAGCACGTCGAGAAATCCGTCGCAACCGCCGCGTGGGCGCGCGAGTACATCTCCGAGAATCTCGAGGCAAAGACGTGGGAGAGCGCCGGAAACTTCGTTCTCGCGGACGTCGGTGACGGCTCTGCGGTCACGAAAGCCGCCCAGCGCGAAGGCATCATCGTCCGCGACTGTTCGAGCTTTGGGCTGCCCGAGTCCATCCGCATCACCTGTGGCACTGAGGAGACGACGAAGCGCGCGGTGTCCGTGTTGAACGAGGTGCTCACGTCGTGA
- a CDS encoding adenylate kinase family protein, with protein sequence MRVVVTGTPGTGKTTATTLIDTDLDVIHLNHVIRDEDGLYSEVDEERDSLVADLDAVREWLGDRDDVLVDSHLAHHLTADKVIVLRCHPDQLEQRLLERGETAQKARENAESEALDVILSEAVNEHGLEAVYEIDTTDRTPEAVAAAIEAAIVGDRAPSAGEVSFIDYL encoded by the coding sequence GTGAGAGTCGTCGTCACCGGCACGCCCGGAACGGGCAAGACGACGGCCACAACCCTCATCGATACCGACCTCGACGTGATTCACCTGAACCACGTGATTCGAGACGAAGACGGCCTCTATAGCGAAGTTGACGAGGAGCGCGACAGCCTCGTTGCCGACTTGGATGCCGTCCGCGAGTGGCTCGGTGACCGCGACGACGTGCTCGTCGATTCCCACCTCGCTCATCACCTGACGGCGGACAAAGTCATCGTGCTTCGCTGTCACCCAGACCAGCTCGAACAGCGCCTGCTTGAGCGCGGCGAAACCGCCCAAAAAGCGCGCGAAAATGCAGAGAGCGAGGCGCTTGACGTAATCCTCTCGGAAGCCGTCAACGAACACGGTCTCGAAGCCGTCTACGAAATCGACACGACTGACCGAACCCCCGAGGCGGTTGCCGCGGCCATCGAAGCCGCCATCGTTGGTGACCGCGCACCGTCTGCGGGCGAAGTGTCCTTCATCGACTATCTATAA
- a CDS encoding CDP-alcohol phosphatidyltransferase family protein codes for MMLDKFRPVADRLLAPFVTLAARLNLTPDSVSVVAFVLAVAAGGVYYLAGQTPSYYLVGAILVFLNGWFDLVDGALARELNVASRSGDLLDHVLDRYADIVVIAGLMAGIGEYAIGFAAITGVLMTSYLGTQAQAVGLDRVYGGLVGRADRLALIGLTTVVATFVQQVGGVSLVVALLVFFAIIGHVTALQRFYYSMRALA; via the coding sequence ATAATGCTCGACAAATTCAGACCCGTCGCAGACCGGCTGCTCGCCCCCTTCGTCACCCTCGCCGCCCGACTCAATCTCACCCCCGACAGCGTGAGCGTCGTGGCGTTCGTGCTTGCGGTCGCCGCCGGTGGCGTGTACTACCTCGCCGGGCAGACGCCCAGCTACTATCTCGTTGGCGCGATACTTGTCTTCTTGAACGGCTGGTTCGACCTCGTCGACGGGGCGCTCGCCCGCGAGTTGAACGTGGCCTCACGCTCCGGTGACCTCCTCGACCACGTCCTCGACCGCTACGCCGACATCGTCGTGATTGCCGGGTTGATGGCAGGGATTGGCGAATACGCCATTGGCTTTGCCGCCATCACGGGCGTGCTCATGACCTCGTATCTCGGAACGCAAGCCCAAGCAGTCGGCTTAGACCGCGTGTACGGCGGTCTCGTCGGGCGGGCAGACCGCCTCGCGCTTATCGGTCTCACAACCGTCGTGGCAACGTTCGTCCAGCAGGTCGGTGGCGTGTCGCTGGTCGTCGCGCTCCTCGTGTTCTTCGCGATCATCGGCCACGTGACGGCGCTCCAACGCTTTTACTACTCAATGCGGGCGCTCGCCTAA
- a CDS encoding multiprotein bridging factor aMBF1 codes for MAQCEMCGAESGSLKTVKVEGAELQLCDSCSQFGTEVRTQKSSSSSSTKYSTSSSSGKSSSSSSTSSSSSSGSSTRRRRDMFDDMDEVASDYDDRIREAREDKGLSQEELAKSLNEKASLIRKLERGDILPNDSVQKKLERALNISLSESADTDSEWEGSASTTTTLGDVVKRKDK; via the coding sequence ATGGCTCAATGTGAGATGTGCGGAGCCGAGTCTGGTTCGCTCAAGACCGTCAAGGTCGAGGGAGCTGAACTCCAGCTTTGCGACAGCTGTTCGCAGTTCGGGACGGAGGTTCGGACGCAAAAATCTTCTTCCAGTTCGTCCACCAAGTACTCGACCAGCAGCTCCTCTGGGAAGTCGTCTTCGAGTAGCAGCACGTCGAGCTCGTCGAGTAGCGGCTCCTCGACGCGCCGTCGTCGGGACATGTTCGACGACATGGACGAGGTGGCATCTGATTACGACGACCGCATCCGCGAGGCGCGCGAGGACAAGGGATTGAGTCAGGAAGAACTCGCAAAGAGTCTCAACGAGAAGGCGAGTTTAATCCGCAAACTCGAACGCGGCGACATCCTGCCAAACGACTCCGTCCAGAAGAAACTCGAACGCGCGCTCAACATCAGCCTCTCTGAGAGCGCCGATACGGACTCAGAGTGGGAAGGAAGCGCCTCCACGACCACCACGCTCGGTGACGTGGTAAAACGCAAAGACAAGTAA
- the tpiA gene encoding triose-phosphate isomerase, with the protein MFVLVNLKAYPCDPVAVAEAAAAVATDTDARIAVAPQAAHLSAVAETGVETWAQHVSPVEYGSATGSTLAEAVAEAGAQGTLINHSEKRLKLADIDASVRAAERAGLETIVCANNPAQVGAAAALGPDSVAVEPPELIGTGTPVSKADPDIVTGAVEAAAAVDESVSVLCGAGISTGEDVVASQKLGAEGVLLASGVAKADDPRAALKDLVSGL; encoded by the coding sequence ATGTTCGTTCTCGTAAACCTGAAAGCCTACCCCTGTGACCCGGTCGCCGTCGCAGAGGCCGCAGCAGCCGTTGCCACAGACACAGACGCCCGTATCGCCGTTGCACCGCAGGCCGCACACCTCTCTGCGGTCGCAGAAACCGGCGTCGAGACGTGGGCACAGCACGTGAGTCCCGTCGAATACGGCAGCGCCACCGGCAGCACGCTCGCAGAAGCTGTCGCAGAGGCCGGTGCGCAAGGGACGCTCATCAACCACTCAGAAAAACGCCTCAAACTTGCGGACATCGACGCGAGCGTCCGTGCCGCAGAGCGCGCTGGGTTAGAAACCATCGTCTGTGCGAACAACCCCGCACAGGTCGGTGCCGCGGCCGCCCTCGGCCCCGATTCCGTGGCCGTCGAACCACCGGAACTCATCGGGACGGGAACGCCCGTGAGCAAAGCCGACCCCGACATCGTGACAGGTGCAGTCGAAGCCGCGGCTGCGGTTGACGAGTCGGTCTCCGTCCTCTGTGGCGCGGGCATCTCGACGGGCGAAGACGTCGTTGCCTCGCAAAAACTCGGCGCGGAGGGCGTCCTCCTCGCAAGTGGCGTGGCAAAAGCAGACGACCCGCGCGCCGCCCTCAAAGACCTCGTCTCCGGACTTTAA